One genomic region from Apodemus sylvaticus chromosome 1, mApoSyl1.1, whole genome shotgun sequence encodes:
- the Smim38 gene encoding small integral membrane protein 38, whose protein sequence is MGSWLGDTAGPDPLMVLLVVILLVRFILWSCLGTYMDYRLARPRPGKPKEE, encoded by the coding sequence ATGGGCTCCTGGCTGGGGGACACTGCTGGCCCTGACCCACTCATGGTGCTACTGGTTGTCATCCTCCTGGTACGCTTCATCCTGTGGTCCTGTCTGGGGACCTATATGGACTACAGGCTGGCCCGGCCTCGGCCTGGCAAACCCAAGGAAGAGTAA